caaCTACAGCATCATCAGGCTGAGGAAATATATTACACTATaagaatatataacaaaaattctgATTGTTAGGGGAAAATAGCAAGAAATCTGAACGTTTTCGTGCTGCTGGAATCTTAATCAAATCTTAAACAGTCTGCATACATTGGAAAAGCTCTACTACGATATACAAGCTATTGAGTAACACATTTCTGAATACAAATCCCAACTTATTATGCTCTCTGCACATTGTACGGTCACTGACTTGACAGTGAAAACAGGCGTTGCAACTACCGGGGTCACTGACACAAAACCAATTATCTACTACTAAAATTTACAGGAAACATTTTCGTAAATAAATCAAACCTAgcaaacaaaggaaaacaaaccttGTCCTAGTTATCACCTTCAATTGTAACAGAAGGATGGCATTCATGTGAACTTTTCAAATAAGGTCAAAGTTGTCCAGACGTTGGGTTCAGTCTAATGCACGCCACCATTCTAGGACAAATTATCATCTGGATCCCAAAGGCACCAtgaaagacagagaaagaggtCTGATGTATTTGTTGCAGCCAAGAAAGGGCTCTGGTCAGTGACAAGCAGAGAGACATCTGGCTTAATATGTGTCACAACCGGCGTTGGAGTAATTACACTTGAAGAAATACATTACAATTAACAATGCGTACAATTACTCCAACCCTGGTCACAGCCGGGAAGTGGTCTGAAGTGTCATACAGCCAGAGTGACTCGATGACAGCCATGTAGCAAAGGAAGTGGTCTGACAAGTGCCACATACATTTGTGAAATGAGTCAGATGAAGGCCACACAAATAGGGAATTGTCTGACGAATGCCAAACAGCTGGAGAAGCAGTCTGACGAGTGCCATACAGCCTTGAAGGGGCCTGATGTGTGCTTTATAAAGCTAGAGTACTGGCGAGGGCTTAAAATACCAATATCTAAATTTCTGCTCCTGTCATCTTAATCAGGGGGGTACAAATGCCAAAATTATTGACTCTGTAAGGACCCACTCCATGCACCACTtcaattagataaatatatagttttatttagtCCTTTATTCTCGTACTTCAAGTACAAAATGTTCTAACTACTCACAGGCAGTTAATCAGGTACTAAATTCAGATTCCTGCAGAGGACAAACGTCAACCAGACTTGCATAAGAAATCTCGTTATTAGATTTTGTCAAGTTACGCATCAATGAAACATTAGAGTAGTGTTTATTATTCCAATTCTTCTCTCCTGTTCTAGTGGTGTTTAATCGGGTGCTTCTTCTTTGGCTCCTACTTGATCCTGTTCGCTGGCTTAGGTCTTCTGATTGGCAGCGGGTCGTTACGTGGGGGATTCGCCCTGGTCTTCCTTGGAGGTAAGTTTGAGTTAGTTCAGTTTTATTTTAGTGAGGTTGAAGATGCTAAGCAAAAGGGACTGTCGTCACAACCGACGATGTTAAAACATATTGACTTCTCTTTGATTACCGCGCTAGACGATTCATGCCCCTTCGTCAACTCTATATATAGTTGTTTCCAAGCAGCTGTTAGATCAGCTGATAGCTTTCAAACCCACCAGTGTAAATGTATATGAAGTCAGCCttatgttgtggaagttttctgcaaaaAAATGGGATCATCTGTGATTCAGTAGTttaagtatgaatgtggcagtgacaaATGTCTTCCTTTTTTCCTCTGGAGCCACCCCCTGTTTAAGGGACATATATTACTGGATAAAACTGACATAGACGAAAGGAAAGTCTCCCAACCTACTCTATGGCCGAACGGAGATGAAAGTTGGATAAACTGAATCCAAACGCATAATTGTTTAAAGACGTTTCCTTCATTAAGATCTTAAATctggtccctttttttttttgcaatatctaAATATTCCGGTGCATAAACGAAATTTGTCATCCTATTTTGCAGTCGGAGTTCAATAGAGCAAATGGTTCTGTcctggtcagagagagagagagagagagagagagagagagagagagagagagagagagagagagagagagagagagttacgaggattaagatgtttcaaagacttgttagtctatcctaagaggagacatcgtgtcctCACTTATATCTCTgggaacaggttttactgttcattcacagtgtcctaatgattttgtctagctttcttttaaaatcttccttccacattgttaagagagagagagagagagagagagagagagagagagagagagagagagagagagagagagagagagagagagttttaatcaaAAGAAGTAacattcattcagtgtcctaataattttgtctagctttcttttaaactcttccacattgtcgagagagagagagagagagagagagagagagagagagagagagagagagagagagagagagagagagcttttaatcTAAAGAAGTGACAAGCAGAAGAGAGCTGCGAGCATATCACTTTTCTTaacgagaaagaaaaacaaacaaacagctgttctaaattttttttctctctctctttttgctttaAGGCATTTTAGCAACGACCTCTACAGTTGTCACCTGCGCGGCTTACTGGTTCCGCTACAAAAGAACCGCGACGAACGTCGTCGAAGATGCGGAGGATTTGCCCCCCTCCTACAGGAGCTCGTGGGAAAGGTCCTTCCTAGGTCGAACGTTCTCCCGGTAAGTATTTTGACGTCGAGTTAAAGGAGTCTAGAATAATGTGAACTAgaaggaaaataggaaaatatatacGAAGATGGATTCCATTTTcagatgacaaaaaaataaataagtaaacataataataataataataataataataataataataataataataataataataataataataataatcttaccacactataaataccaccaagtcgaatcggaggactgtgatagaccccccaaaaaaataaataaataaaacaataatgataataatttaaatcaaaagaaaattcggAAAATGTGGGTTTCACTTTcagataatacaaaaaataataccaaaacttaaagaaaaataggaaaatctGTTAAATGACGGGTTTCATTTgcagataacaaaaaaatataataatttaaataaaaataaaatttagaaaagtcTATTAAAAGATGGGTTTCATTTTCAgatgacaaaaaatataataatttaaataaaaataaaatgagaaaagtatATCAAAATATGAGTTTCATTTTcagataacaaaaaaatataatccaaataaaaataaaatttagaaaagtatattaaaagatgggtttcattttcagatgacacaaaaatagtaatataaatgaaaagaaaaatctgaaatgtaTACAAAGATGGCTTTCGCTTTCGGAtgacgaaaaacaaaaaacaaaaaacaacataaaCTAATAGAAAAATCTGAAAATCTAGACAAAGATGGGTTTCTATGCAAACTGTCAAGCTCACCCCTCCATTACAGAAACCAAGCGAGCATCAGGCACCAGACGATGCTGGAGGAGAGACCGGATGCCAGACCGACTTATCGCACCCAGCATCCACAAAACTACACGAATTTTGCAATGGTCACCAACGACGAAGGCTCCGAGGTCGCAGAGCTGCCTTGCAATTACAACGACCAGTTTGGAATGGTGCCATCTTCTTCCGAGAGTCCTTTCAGTCCGAAGTTCATGGATGCCCCGCCCTCCTATGATGAAGTTATGGCTGCCAAGGGCAACTCATAATGATTTTGGTAAGCTCCTTCCCAAGACTTGGTAACGAGAACGTGAAAGCACCTTGTGACTGGAGGACAGGAAGTCAATATATATTCAATCGTATTCCAAGTTGATGTGTACAATTCATTACTACATCTGACTTTTACTGTTGTCATACAACTTGAGTAAATCTACTGGAATGAGTTGAATCTTcagaaggaaaaatgtaatacGAACACTAGTCGTGCTGTAAGAATAGAATACCcataatattttgtaaattttgacgctgtaataataaattaaagtacaattgtattttgtgaattttaacgctgtaagaataaattaaaatacaattGCATTTTACAATTTTCGACGCTGTAAAATAAATCAAAGTACAGTCATATTTTGTGAATTTCGACGTTTCTAacatatttccaaaatacgacgTGATTTTGATTTATTCTTCAGAGGAATACCGTAGCCAATTCGAGGTGTTAAGTTAAAACTACTTCAAATGCTTATGATCTACACCTCACCTGATAGGGCTGAAAGTAACTAAAAGATGGATTACTGAGGAAGCTTCAATACAACATTTGTAATATTACGCCAAAATTGTAAACTTACAAGAGGGAGTCAACGTGACCTGTTGTATAATGGGCTCAGCTCCTGGGAACATTGCCTTGATAACTGTATATGATCTGGCtatatttattcttatctattcaattatatttattagaCGTGTGAAAACTACAGTataaaaaattaacatgaaatcactagtataattttccttttaaatatctattcatttatccatctacacatatatgtatactgtatatactacATCTACATGCAATGAATAGTGCTTAACTTCTCGATTACCTACTATCTTTTTTTGAACAGCAATTCGCTGACAAACTAGAATCCACATTTCATGAAAGGGCAGCACCTTATTCTcgttccatatataaataaacttagaAATTAATTCCAATTCATATGGAGACGTGATACCTGTCAAATTGTAACATATTTTACTTGGACTGAAATAAACCCATCATAACACTGATGGTATGATgtcattcatttaaaatttttgtgatgAATATATTCAAAATCAGGAATGCGATATTTTATACTTTAATGCGTAAGTATGTGCTAAAAAATCATAGGCttcattgttttaaaattataatatataaaatgttcgATATTATTCAAAAGTATGATCTACATATAATTGATCCACGGATAAAATTATGGATATTAACAAATGGTATAATAGCCTTAATAAAATACTATAGTCTCCCAGTACATACATTTCTTTAGCGCCTCTCATCATAGAAAACCAGTTTTTATGGTATACTACTGAAGTGTGTTAAGCTAGACTTTGCCCATC
The nucleotide sequence above comes from Macrobrachium nipponense isolate FS-2020 chromosome 37, ASM1510439v2, whole genome shotgun sequence. Encoded proteins:
- the LOC135209236 gene encoding uncharacterized protein LOC135209236, whose product is MAETLWCLIGCFFFGSYLILFAGLGLLIGSGSLRGGFALVFLGGILATTSTVVTCAAYWFRYKRTATNVVEDAEDLPPSYRSSWERSFLGRTFSRNQASIRHQTMLEERPDARPTYRTQHPQNYTNFAMVTNDEGSEVAELPCNYNDQFGMVPSSSESPFSPKFMDAPPSYDEVMAAKGNS